A single window of Paenibacillus sp. FSL H8-0537 DNA harbors:
- a CDS encoding methyl-accepting chemotaxis protein, whose translation MNSLESLESMIAWIPIFKAAVPAELSIAICDTEKFIAYWAGENIDLHIQVGQPLHHEEPLMHAIRNNVALRAEVPATFYGFEFIGTATPLHDINGNVIGGIAIQLRKQSELVAIADQISFSLSQANNQLSQVADSSATLAASAQQLLSLANRTVEQVDEAGKVVSIVRKVADQTNLLGINAAIEATHAGDRGKGFGIVASEIRKLSNETLTSTNAIQHTLKTFEEAISGMRASIEGMTSVVDQQAVSSRQVLDFIEEVHRMSEQLNQFAKKL comes from the coding sequence ATGAACAGCTTAGAATCTCTTGAAAGTATGATTGCATGGATTCCAATCTTTAAAGCGGCAGTTCCTGCCGAATTATCAATCGCGATTTGTGATACAGAAAAATTTATTGCTTATTGGGCTGGCGAAAATATTGATTTGCACATACAAGTTGGTCAACCGTTGCATCACGAGGAACCGTTAATGCATGCGATTCGGAATAATGTAGCGCTAAGGGCAGAAGTTCCTGCTACCTTTTATGGTTTTGAATTTATTGGGACGGCAACACCGCTTCATGACATCAATGGCAATGTAATCGGCGGAATAGCCATTCAGCTTCGAAAACAGAGCGAATTAGTAGCAATTGCCGATCAAATTTCGTTTTCACTATCGCAGGCCAACAATCAACTCTCACAAGTCGCCGATAGCTCCGCTACTCTGGCAGCGTCTGCCCAGCAGCTTCTTTCACTCGCCAATCGGACGGTAGAACAGGTAGATGAGGCGGGGAAAGTGGTGTCGATTGTCAGAAAAGTAGCGGATCAGACGAACTTATTAGGCATTAATGCGGCGATTGAGGCAACCCATGCAGGGGATCGAGGCAAAGGCTTTGGCATTGTAGCCAGTGAAATACGGAAATTGTCCAATGAGACGCTTACCTCTACAAACGCGATTCAGCATACTCTGAAAACATTTGAAGAGGCAATAAGCGGCATGCGTGCATCTATCGAAGGTATGACATCCGTTGTTGATCAGCAGGCCGTATCATCCCGACAGGTTTTGGATTTTATCGAAGAGGTTCATCGCATGTCGGAGCAGCTCAATCAATTCGCAAAGAAGTTGTAA
- a CDS encoding nucleotidyltransferase domain-containing protein: MFLPVHERFIHQAKEKLSQDQRVRGLLAGGSMMTNTMDEYSDLDLIIVYNSAYQDQIMNQRITIAEGLGKLLSGFTGEHIGEPRVVICLYGPEPLHVDLKFVTLEELEIRIENPLILWERAQEISSIYEKTSPSHPYPDAQWIEDRFWVWVHYGATKLGRGEWFEFIDHLTFIRGAVLGPLVLIKNGQLPRGVRKLEQYAISEIEELKNTVPSHHFESCYHALKSTIDLYKSLRQQSDTLVLKDEAEQVSIAYLDKVYASSDH; encoded by the coding sequence ATGTTTTTACCTGTGCACGAAAGATTCATCCATCAAGCAAAGGAAAAACTCAGCCAGGATCAACGAGTTCGCGGCCTCCTTGCAGGCGGCTCCATGATGACGAATACGATGGATGAGTATAGCGATCTAGACTTAATCATCGTTTATAACTCAGCCTACCAGGATCAAATCATGAATCAACGGATTACCATTGCTGAAGGCTTGGGCAAGCTGCTTTCTGGATTCACAGGTGAACATATCGGCGAGCCTCGTGTGGTGATTTGCTTATACGGACCAGAACCACTGCATGTCGATCTTAAATTCGTTACATTGGAAGAGCTTGAAATACGAATCGAAAACCCTCTTATTTTATGGGAAAGGGCTCAGGAAATCAGCAGCATTTATGAAAAAACTTCTCCCTCCCATCCTTACCCAGATGCCCAATGGATAGAGGACCGTTTCTGGGTCTGGGTCCATTACGGCGCAACGAAGCTGGGAAGAGGAGAATGGTTTGAATTCATTGACCATCTAACCTTTATTCGCGGTGCTGTCTTAGGCCCGTTGGTATTAATAAAGAATGGCCAGCTGCCTAGAGGCGTTAGAAAACTGGAACAGTACGCCATTAGTGAAATAGAAGAGCTAAAAAATACAGTTCCTTCGCATCATTTCGAGAGCTGCTACCATGCATTAAAAAGCACAATTGATTTATATAAAAGCTTGCGTCAACAATCGGATACACTCGTTTTAAAGGATGAAGCGGAGCAGGTTTCTATTGCATACCTCGATAAGGTGTATGCTTCTTCGGATCATTAG
- a CDS encoding Rpn family recombination-promoting nuclease/putative transposase gives MDLLDPRVDFVFKRIFGSENNKDVLLAFLNSIFIEAGEPPLTEIILMNPYTDKDDPLDKQSIFDVYAKTAEGKLIDIEMQLFNKYDIEKRTLFYWSKRYASQLSEGDKYLELKKCVTINILNYSFLKNDQYHNVFHLREDRTGISLNDDIEVHFLELPKLDERIVPSEGGLINWLLFLKGANTSQWEVLRMNEPSLEKAMDTLQYLSQDSDARRLYDARQKYLHDEASMMDSAMQAGMKAGMKAGMEEGKKEGMKEGIKAGKEAGLQEGMKTGIREVAENMLSLNLDLATISKATGLTEQEIADLKK, from the coding sequence ATGGATTTGTTGGACCCGCGCGTGGATTTTGTATTCAAACGGATATTTGGAAGCGAAAACAATAAAGATGTGTTGTTAGCGTTTTTGAACAGTATTTTCATTGAAGCCGGAGAACCTCCGCTGACTGAGATTATTCTTATGAATCCCTATACGGATAAAGACGATCCACTTGATAAACAGTCTATTTTTGATGTTTATGCCAAGACTGCGGAAGGCAAGCTGATTGATATTGAGATGCAGCTTTTCAATAAGTACGACATAGAGAAACGAACGCTGTTTTATTGGAGCAAACGATATGCGAGCCAACTTAGTGAGGGTGACAAATATCTGGAGCTTAAGAAATGCGTGACGATCAACATTTTAAACTATTCGTTCTTGAAGAACGATCAATATCACAATGTGTTTCATCTGCGTGAGGATCGGACAGGAATATCCTTAAATGATGATATTGAGGTTCATTTCTTGGAGCTGCCTAAGCTGGATGAACGTATTGTTCCATCAGAGGGTGGGTTGATCAACTGGCTGCTGTTTTTAAAAGGGGCCAATACATCACAATGGGAGGTACTGAGAATGAATGAGCCGAGCTTAGAGAAGGCGATGGATACACTGCAATATTTGAGCCAAGATTCAGACGCCAGACGATTGTACGATGCTAGGCAGAAGTATCTGCATGATGAAGCATCCATGATGGATAGCGCGATGCAAGCAGGTATGAAAGCGGGTATGAAGGCAGGCATGGAGGAAGGTAAGAAGGAAGGTATGAAGGAAGGTATAAAGGCGGGTAAGGAGGCAGGCCTACAGGAAGGCATGAAGACAGGTATAAGAGAAGTGGCGGAGAATATGTTAAGCCTAAATCTGGACCTAGCAACGATATCTAAAGCCACTGGGCTAACGGAGCAGGAAATTGCCGATCTGAAAAAATAA
- a CDS encoding copper homeostasis protein CutC, producing MTSKQPLLEVIAVNAADARAAEAGGADRIELVCAMSEGGLTPSFGIIEQVVSSVSIPVYVMIRPHSRSFCYNEDDRKAMKKDIHTARRLGASGIVIGALTDKREADLSMLQECLAETQGLGVTFHRAIDESASLTRTLDAISAFSQIERVLTSGGKCTALEAKDELKELYKRGEKRNVAVMAGAGLSIDQIHSFVLHTGITELHFGSGVRHEGSFHSPVDFNLVARAKQYLINAANEL from the coding sequence ATGACCAGTAAGCAGCCCTTATTAGAGGTAATCGCAGTGAATGCGGCCGACGCGAGAGCAGCAGAAGCGGGCGGCGCGGATCGCATCGAGCTGGTTTGCGCTATGTCAGAAGGCGGGCTCACACCTAGCTTTGGAATCATCGAGCAGGTGGTTTCCAGCGTTTCAATTCCAGTGTATGTCATGATTCGGCCTCATAGCCGCTCATTCTGCTACAACGAGGATGATAGGAAGGCAATGAAAAAAGATATTCATACGGCCCGTAGGTTGGGAGCCTCGGGAATCGTTATAGGTGCTTTGACGGATAAGCGCGAAGCGGACCTCTCGATGCTGCAGGAGTGCTTGGCTGAGACTCAAGGGTTAGGCGTTACTTTTCACCGAGCGATTGATGAGAGTGCTAGCCTGACCCGAACGTTAGACGCCATAAGCGCGTTCTCTCAGATTGAACGGGTACTCACATCGGGTGGAAAGTGTACCGCCTTGGAGGCAAAAGACGAATTAAAGGAGCTGTACAAACGAGGAGAAAAACGAAACGTTGCAGTAATGGCCGGGGCTGGGTTGAGCATAGATCAAATCCATTCCTTCGTCCTGCATACGGGTATTACGGAGCTGCATTTTGGCTCAGGAGTGCGCCACGAGGGCAGTTTTCATTCACCCGTTGACTTCAATTTAGTAGCAAGGGCAAAGCAGTACTTAATTAACGCGGCAAATGAACTTTAA
- a CDS encoding asparaginase, which produces MQVMAPHLVEEYRGGTLENIHHGHICGIDDKGEVIYSVGDPEWVSYMRSAAKPFQAIPAFVHGVPETYNLTDQEQTLMTASQRAESYQVEALKSMLAKIGVEERCLVCSESYPLSMQARDALLQGSQPPRRLYHNCSGKHLGVLALCQAKGYPLEGYADPEHPAQKEILRTIAEFSGAKAGEIQLGTDGCGFPVFALPLRQIANMFLKLACPDLLEDHRVREAASQIGRLMNENHNMVSAPWFICSNLLKDSNIVAKGGAKGIYGFALHKERVAFALKVLDGSEEEWALIIASILEQINYSNRVTIDLMYQLASRELKNDGGLVVGTNKAVFKLNRAEEGRRSQ; this is translated from the coding sequence ATGCAGGTTATGGCACCACATTTGGTAGAGGAATATAGAGGCGGAACGCTTGAAAATATTCATCACGGTCATATTTGCGGAATCGATGATAAAGGTGAAGTCATCTATAGCGTAGGTGATCCGGAATGGGTGTCCTATATGCGCTCTGCGGCCAAGCCGTTTCAGGCGATTCCAGCTTTTGTGCATGGCGTTCCTGAAACTTACAACCTAACGGATCAGGAACAAACACTGATGACAGCCTCGCAACGCGCTGAGTCTTATCAAGTAGAAGCGCTGAAATCAATGCTTGCCAAAATAGGCGTAGAGGAGCGGTGTCTGGTTTGCTCCGAGTCTTATCCTTTAAGCATGCAGGCGCGGGATGCACTCCTGCAGGGCAGTCAGCCGCCGCGTCGTCTGTATCATAATTGTTCAGGCAAGCACTTAGGCGTGCTGGCGTTATGCCAAGCAAAGGGATATCCATTAGAGGGCTATGCGGACCCTGAGCACCCGGCGCAGAAAGAGATTTTACGGACAATTGCTGAATTTTCGGGGGCGAAAGCGGGAGAGATCCAGTTGGGCACGGACGGCTGCGGTTTTCCGGTATTTGCATTGCCACTGCGGCAAATAGCGAATATGTTTCTAAAGCTTGCTTGCCCGGATTTGCTGGAGGATCATCGCGTGCGAGAGGCGGCCTCACAAATAGGAAGACTGATGAACGAAAATCATAATATGGTTTCGGCTCCCTGGTTCATATGCTCGAATCTATTAAAGGATAGCAATATCGTGGCGAAGGGCGGAGCCAAAGGCATTTATGGGTTTGCGCTTCACAAGGAAAGAGTGGCGTTCGCATTGAAGGTGCTGGACGGCTCTGAAGAGGAATGGGCACTGATTATTGCATCCATTTTGGAGCAGATAAACTATAGCAATCGGGTTACAATTGACCTGATGTATCAGCTTGCGTCGCGGGAGCTCAAGAACGACGGCGGTCTTGTTGTAGGTACCAATAAAGCGGTATTTAAACTGAATAGAGCCGAGGAAGGAAGGCGGTCCCAATGA
- a CDS encoding alpha-L-fucosidase: MIQAQWVKSAASVSPSERQLKWQSLEFYAFIHFTVNTFTDQEWGLGNEDPAVFNPTELSADQWVEACKSAGMRGLILTCKHHDGFCLWPSDYTDHTVAASPWENGSGDLVREVAEACRKGGIQFGVYLSPWDRHEASYGDSERYNEFFKNQLRELLTNYGDIFCVWFDGACGEGPNGKRQVYDWDGYYAVIRELQPNAVISVCGPDVRWCGNEAGHTRASEWSVVPAHLQDNEKIQEQSQQADDREFTTRINSQESDLGSREIVKQYDELIWYPAEVNTSIRPGWFYHEAEDDQVKSLEELLSIYNGSVGGNATFLLNLPPDKRGLVHENDIERLQQLGDALRSTFTHNLAAQPQVEIQASETMDAAGAAHAVSQLLNDDLATFWCPREGTEQAWVELDLQEEQRFDRIVLQEHIKTGQRIERFQLEYFEGDGWKPLYEGTIVGYKRICCFEPVTARKIRLTVQESRWCPTLSGLGVYLSNQL; the protein is encoded by the coding sequence ATGATCCAAGCGCAATGGGTAAAATCGGCGGCAAGCGTGTCGCCATCAGAACGTCAACTTAAATGGCAGTCACTGGAGTTTTATGCCTTTATTCATTTTACGGTAAACACCTTTACAGATCAGGAATGGGGCTTAGGCAATGAAGACCCCGCTGTTTTTAACCCGACGGAGCTAAGTGCTGATCAATGGGTAGAGGCGTGCAAATCGGCTGGGATGAGGGGGCTAATTTTGACCTGCAAGCATCACGACGGTTTCTGCCTGTGGCCTAGTGATTATACGGATCATACGGTAGCAGCAAGTCCTTGGGAAAATGGCTCCGGCGATTTGGTGCGGGAAGTAGCCGAGGCATGCCGAAAAGGTGGAATCCAGTTCGGTGTGTATTTGTCGCCATGGGATCGCCATGAAGCCTCCTATGGGGACTCGGAGCGTTATAATGAATTTTTCAAAAATCAGCTTAGAGAGCTGTTGACGAATTATGGAGATATTTTTTGCGTGTGGTTTGACGGGGCTTGCGGGGAAGGGCCTAATGGCAAACGGCAGGTTTATGATTGGGACGGGTATTATGCGGTCATCCGCGAGCTGCAGCCCAATGCCGTTATTTCCGTTTGCGGCCCCGATGTGCGCTGGTGCGGCAATGAAGCGGGACATACAAGAGCTTCAGAGTGGAGCGTCGTGCCAGCCCATTTGCAGGATAATGAAAAAATCCAAGAGCAATCCCAACAGGCGGATGATCGTGAGTTTACAACTAGAATTAACTCGCAGGAAAGTGATCTAGGCAGCAGAGAGATCGTTAAACAGTACGACGAATTAATCTGGTACCCAGCCGAAGTGAATACATCGATCCGTCCGGGCTGGTTTTATCATGAAGCGGAGGATGATCAGGTAAAATCGCTGGAAGAGCTGCTCAGCATTTATAATGGCTCGGTTGGCGGCAATGCCACTTTTCTGCTGAATCTTCCGCCGGATAAGCGCGGGCTCGTTCACGAAAATGATATAGAGCGCTTACAGCAGCTGGGCGACGCCTTGCGAAGCACCTTTACTCATAATTTAGCGGCACAACCTCAAGTGGAAATACAAGCGTCGGAAACGATGGATGCTGCTGGGGCCGCTCACGCAGTGTCACAGCTGTTAAATGATGATTTGGCTACGTTCTGGTGTCCTCGCGAAGGAACGGAGCAGGCCTGGGTCGAGCTGGATTTGCAGGAAGAACAGCGCTTTGACCGAATCGTGCTCCAGGAACATATTAAGACGGGGCAACGAATCGAACGTTTCCAGCTGGAATATTTTGAGGGGGATGGCTGGAAGCCTTTATATGAAGGGACGATAGTGGGCTATAAGCGCATTTGCTGCTTCGAGCCGGTAACCGCGAGGAAAATCCGTCTCACCGTACAAGAATCGAGATGGTGTCCGACTTTATCTGGGCTGGGCGTCTATTTGAGCAATCAATTGTAG
- a CDS encoding sugar phosphate isomerase/epimerase, whose translation MKVGLSTYSLQQALNKKEMTVPDAIRFIAEQGGEHVEIVPIGYSLIDNPELVDQIVQTAKEVGIDISNYAIGANFVANDGPEALENEIQAVKKHVDVARVLGVTKMRHDVAFRPAHEGTIAQFEADLPILAEACRTIADYAAGFGITTSVENHGYYVQSSERIQRLLHETARDNFQTTLDIGNFLCVDEDPVSAVKNNIPYASMVHAKDFYLRPSYRNPGAGWFQTAHGNYLRGAIVGHGDIDMYEVFRVLKQSGYDGYISVEFEGMEDCRTASKIAMDNVRRFWQEA comes from the coding sequence ATGAAGGTAGGACTCAGCACATATAGTCTTCAGCAAGCTTTGAACAAAAAAGAAATGACCGTACCGGATGCGATTCGTTTTATCGCCGAGCAAGGCGGGGAACATGTGGAAATCGTTCCTATTGGCTATAGCCTAATCGACAATCCAGAGTTGGTTGATCAAATTGTACAGACTGCCAAGGAAGTGGGCATCGACATTTCCAATTATGCCATCGGAGCTAATTTTGTTGCAAATGACGGCCCCGAAGCGTTGGAGAACGAAATTCAAGCCGTCAAGAAGCATGTCGATGTAGCTAGAGTACTTGGTGTCACCAAAATGCGCCATGACGTCGCCTTCCGCCCCGCGCATGAGGGAACGATCGCCCAGTTTGAGGCAGATCTGCCGATTCTTGCAGAGGCATGCCGCACCATTGCTGATTATGCAGCAGGCTTCGGCATTACAACAAGCGTAGAGAATCATGGGTATTATGTACAATCCAGTGAGCGAATCCAACGATTATTGCATGAAACAGCGCGAGATAACTTCCAAACGACGCTGGACATCGGCAATTTCCTCTGTGTAGATGAAGATCCTGTCAGCGCTGTGAAAAATAATATTCCTTATGCCTCGATGGTTCATGCCAAGGATTTTTACCTTAGACCCTCCTATCGCAACCCGGGAGCGGGCTGGTTTCAGACGGCGCACGGCAATTATTTGCGGGGTGCAATTGTGGGGCATGGAGACATCGACATGTACGAAGTGTTCCGCGTGTTGAAGCAGTCTGGCTATGACGGGTATATTTCCGTTGAGTTTGAAGGCATGGAGGATTGCAGAACGGCCTCCAAAATAGCAATGGACAACGTACGCCGTTTCTGGCAAGAGGCGTAA
- a CDS encoding Gfo/Idh/MocA family oxidoreductase, producing MSKLKIAVIGAGSISDCHLQAYASNSEVEIYAICDLNEGRAQEMAKKYKASKVFTDYKELLALPEIHSVSICTWNNSHAEISIAALDAGKNVLCEKPLCQTVEEALDVEKAVHRSGKLLQVGFVRRYSDNAQILKKFIEEGELGEIYYAKASCLRRLGNPGGWFSDIERSGGGPVIDLGVHIIDICWYLMGKPKVKSVSANLSNRLGNRSNIRHLSFYKAADYDAKENTVEDMANAMIRFENGASLLVDVSFTLHAKQDEISVKLFGDKGGAELEPEISIIGEKFDTILNMTPQVDSKSFDFMGSFSNEINHFIDSALGRKETLSPVEDGVEVMKILCAIYESARQGREIQF from the coding sequence ATGTCCAAATTAAAAATCGCCGTCATCGGCGCAGGCTCTATATCAGATTGCCATTTGCAGGCGTATGCCAGCAATTCGGAAGTTGAAATCTACGCCATCTGTGACTTGAACGAAGGCCGGGCGCAGGAAATGGCGAAAAAATATAAGGCTTCTAAAGTGTTCACCGATTATAAAGAACTGCTGGCGCTGCCTGAAATCCACTCGGTCAGCATTTGTACGTGGAATAATTCGCATGCCGAAATTAGCATTGCCGCCTTGGATGCTGGTAAAAACGTTCTATGCGAAAAGCCGCTCTGCCAAACCGTCGAGGAAGCGCTCGACGTGGAGAAGGCGGTGCATCGTAGTGGAAAGCTCCTGCAAGTAGGGTTTGTGCGGCGATATAGCGACAATGCCCAAATTCTGAAAAAATTCATCGAAGAGGGCGAGCTCGGCGAAATCTACTATGCGAAAGCGTCCTGTTTAAGACGACTTGGCAACCCTGGCGGCTGGTTCTCGGATATCGAGCGTTCCGGTGGCGGCCCCGTCATTGATCTGGGTGTGCATATTATTGATATTTGCTGGTATTTGATGGGCAAGCCCAAGGTCAAGTCGGTATCCGCCAACCTTTCCAATCGCTTAGGCAACCGTTCCAACATCCGCCATCTGTCGTTTTATAAAGCCGCTGACTACGATGCGAAGGAGAATACGGTAGAGGACATGGCCAATGCGATGATTCGGTTTGAAAATGGTGCAAGCTTGCTGGTAGATGTCAGCTTCACACTGCATGCCAAGCAGGACGAAATCTCCGTCAAGCTTTTCGGAGACAAGGGCGGCGCCGAGCTGGAGCCGGAAATTTCAATAATCGGCGAAAAATTCGATACGATTCTAAATATGACGCCGCAGGTCGATTCTAAGTCCTTTGATTTCATGGGCTCCTTCAGCAATGAAATCAACCATTTTATCGACAGTGCATTGGGGCGCAAGGAGACGCTGAGCCCGGTAGAGGACGGCGTTGAAGTCATGAAGATCCTTTGTGCAATCTACGAGTCGGCACGTCAAGGACGGGAAATACAATTTTAG
- a CDS encoding alpha-L-fucosidase — protein MSEPKDILLEQEAVVVEAGVHHFSKEEEWIRPEEPLLNERLEWFKDQKLGLMMHWGPYSQLGLVESWALSDDDGDWSRHDVDWTDDMEHFKREYCDLNKTFNPIRFQPEVWADLAADNGFKYFLFTTKHHDGFCMWDTHTTDYRITGADTPFHKHKYADICRTLFDAFRARGLGISAYFSKADWHTPYYWAPGMERGHHMWRGPSYDPEQYPWLWEKFVAFTHEQIMELLTKYGRIECLWLDAGWVREGRKGQDIRLGEVVERARKTQPWLLAADRTVGGPYENIVTPEQTIPEQPMNIPWESCITIGNSFAYAFDDKYKTARQLAHILLEVVAKGGNLALNVGPQPDGRLPAGAVKSIKELGAWLNVHGEGIYGTRICGPYFTGDWAFTSKDNVTYAFRLYANEDEAVDQQLVIPYSGHVERIELVGVDDQEGVTFAKAEAGVAVNLTQASITEQAPITQTFRLFTS, from the coding sequence ATGAGCGAGCCTAAGGATATTTTGCTGGAGCAGGAAGCGGTTGTTGTTGAAGCTGGTGTCCATCATTTCAGCAAAGAGGAAGAATGGATCAGGCCCGAGGAGCCGCTGCTGAATGAGCGATTGGAATGGTTCAAGGACCAGAAGCTTGGCCTAATGATGCACTGGGGGCCCTATTCACAGCTTGGGCTGGTGGAATCCTGGGCGCTGAGCGATGACGATGGGGACTGGTCCCGCCACGATGTGGATTGGACCGACGACATGGAGCACTTCAAGCGCGAATATTGCGACTTGAATAAGACGTTCAACCCGATTCGCTTTCAGCCGGAGGTGTGGGCAGATTTGGCCGCAGACAACGGCTTTAAATATTTTTTGTTCACGACGAAGCATCATGACGGCTTCTGCATGTGGGACACACATACGACGGATTATCGCATTACGGGAGCGGACACGCCGTTTCATAAGCATAAATACGCCGATATTTGCCGTACGCTGTTTGATGCCTTCCGCGCTAGGGGGCTGGGCATCTCGGCTTATTTTTCCAAAGCGGACTGGCATACGCCTTATTACTGGGCGCCGGGCATGGAGCGCGGACATCATATGTGGCGCGGGCCTTCTTATGATCCAGAGCAGTATCCTTGGCTGTGGGAGAAATTCGTAGCGTTTACGCATGAGCAGATTATGGAGCTGCTGACGAAATACGGCCGAATTGAGTGTCTTTGGCTCGATGCAGGCTGGGTGCGGGAAGGCCGGAAGGGGCAGGATATCCGTCTGGGCGAGGTTGTGGAGCGGGCGCGCAAGACGCAGCCATGGCTTCTGGCTGCCGATCGTACGGTCGGCGGGCCTTATGAGAACATTGTAACGCCGGAGCAGACGATTCCAGAGCAGCCGATGAATATTCCATGGGAGAGCTGCATCACGATTGGCAATTCCTTTGCTTATGCCTTCGATGATAAATATAAGACAGCCAGGCAGCTGGCCCATATTCTACTCGAGGTAGTAGCCAAGGGAGGGAATTTGGCGCTGAACGTAGGGCCACAGCCAGATGGTCGCCTGCCGGCAGGTGCGGTTAAGAGCATCAAGGAGCTTGGTGCCTGGCTGAATGTACATGGCGAGGGCATCTATGGAACGCGAATTTGCGGTCCTTATTTTACAGGAGATTGGGCATTTACCAGCAAGGACAATGTAACGTATGCCTTCCGCCTATACGCAAATGAAGATGAGGCGGTCGATCAGCAGCTCGTCATTCCATACTCAGGCCATGTGGAACGAATTGAGCTTGTTGGAGTGGATGATCAAGAGGGTGTTACGTTTGCCAAGGCGGAAGCTGGAGTGGCTGTTAACCTGACGCAAGCGTCCATCACGGAGCAGGCTCCTATCACACAAACGTTCCGATTGTTTACATCCTAA
- a CDS encoding ABC transporter permease subunit: MNQSERKIEHPFLKSLKRHWQLYLLVLPPVLYLLIFKYMPMAGVQIAFKNYSVVQGIWGSPWVGLKHFETFFNSPNFWLLLKNTIGISLYTLIAGFPIPILLALALNELRTGYFKKTVQMVTYAPHFISTVVMVSIIILMLSPHVGIVDRLFTFLGMTMTNFMGIPEYFKSIYVWSGVWQGMGYSSIIYIAALAGVDPSLYEAARMDGASRLKKIWHIDIPSLIPVTVILLILNLGSIMGVGFEKIYLMQNPLNTSASEVISTYVYKVGLIGANFSFSSAVGLFNSIINLILLVLVNAVSRKVSKNSLW, translated from the coding sequence ATGAACCAGAGCGAGCGCAAAATAGAGCACCCCTTCCTTAAAAGCCTCAAAAGGCATTGGCAGCTTTATTTATTGGTACTTCCTCCGGTGCTTTATTTATTGATCTTCAAGTACATGCCAATGGCTGGTGTACAAATTGCCTTCAAAAACTACAGCGTCGTTCAGGGTATTTGGGGAAGTCCATGGGTAGGGCTTAAACATTTTGAAACCTTCTTCAACTCTCCAAACTTCTGGCTGCTGCTCAAAAATACGATTGGGATCAGCCTTTACACGCTGATTGCAGGTTTTCCAATTCCGATTCTGCTTGCTTTGGCGCTCAATGAGCTGCGAACGGGCTATTTCAAAAAGACGGTGCAGATGGTCACCTACGCCCCGCATTTTATCTCAACGGTCGTTATGGTATCTATTATTATCTTAATGCTGTCGCCTCATGTTGGCATCGTAGATCGGCTGTTTACCTTCCTTGGCATGACCATGACCAACTTTATGGGCATACCGGAATATTTTAAATCGATTTATGTATGGTCGGGTGTATGGCAGGGGATGGGCTATTCCTCCATTATTTATATTGCTGCCCTTGCTGGAGTTGACCCCTCGCTCTATGAAGCAGCCCGAATGGATGGGGCCTCCCGACTCAAAAAAATATGGCATATCGACATTCCAAGCCTCATTCCCGTCACCGTCATTCTGCTGATTTTAAATCTTGGCAGCATAATGGGCGTTGGCTTTGAAAAAATATATTTGATGCAAAATCCGCTGAATACGAGTGCCTCAGAAGTCATTTCCACTTATGTGTACAAGGTCGGATTGATTGGAGCGAATTTCAGCTTTTCCTCGGCGGTCGGATTGTTTAACTCAATCATCAACCTGATTTTGCTTGTTTTGGTCAATGCGGTTTCCCGAAAAGTCAGTAAAAACAGCTTATGGTAA